CCACGGCAAGATTTGCCACAAAACGATTTGATGGTCGTGGGTGCGGGCGTAATGCGCCAAGGAAGGCCCGAATGCCCCGTAAGGCGGGCGGAACAAGCGCACGCTGGCGCCGGAAAGATCTTCCAGCAATTTGCGTGTGGACTCCAACTCGGCGGCGAAGATGCGCGCATTTTGCCAGCGCAGATTGGGATGATTCCAGGTATGATTGCCGATGCGATGGCGCGCCGCGATGCGTCTGACAAAGTCCGGGTTGCGCTGCGCCCGCTTGCCGATGAGAAAAAACGTCGCAGGAATATCGAAGTGATCAAGCACCTCCAGAATGAACGGCGTGCGCTCGGGATGCGGGCCGTCGTCGAAGGTGAGGTAAATCTGATTTGTCTGCATCGGCGCGCGGAACCACAGCCGCGGCATGAGTTTGATGAAAAGCTCGGGCATGCGCTCGAAGCGTTTGACAAAATATTGAGTCACGATGGGATGCGGAAGATTTTTTTTTTGAGGTGGATTCATACCATATAATAAAACCAAACGGCTTGTCCGGCGTAAGACCTCATCGAGGCATCGTCACGGATCAAACAAACAAGCCGATGCCTTGATTGCAATTTTTGCAGATATCTATACTGTCGCGTTGCGTCAGCATGCTCTGCCGGAATTGTTGGTAAGCGCCAGATTCCCACACCTGCGCAAAGCTGGCAGCGCGTAAATCACCGGTGGTGTGATGGCCGTTTTTATCGAAGCAGCAGGGCACGACGGTGCCGTCCCAATTCACCATGGTTGTTACCCAGGGACGAATGCACACGCCTTTGCCGTTTTTAGCCGTGAAATCGTTTTCCGTGAGATGATAGCGGCGATGGCGTTCCTCGCTCGGCAGCCATTCGCGCGCTTCTGCGAGCGTTTCGACTTGAATATTCTTTTTCAACAGGCGATCGACGCCAAGCTCTTTCGCAAGCCGCTCCATGGCCGGCAATTCGTGCTCATTGTGCTTCATCAACAAAAACTGCATGAAGAGATAAGGCGTTTTGCGATGCAAACGCCGTTTGGCGGCCGCCAAATTGCGAATGCCCTGCAACACTTTCTCCAATGAACCGCCCACGCGATAACGGCTGTAGGTTTCCTGGGTTGCGCCGTCAACCGAGATCACCATCGTGTCCAGGCCGCTGCGCACGGTGGCTTCAGCGGTAGCCGCATCAAAATAATGCGCATTCGTGCTGGTGGTGGTGTAAATGCCGCGGCGGTGGGCATACGCAATGAAATCCGTGAAGCTGCGATGGATGAACGGTTCGCCTTGATTGAAAAATACCACATACATCACGCGATCGCCCAACTCGTCGATCAAGCGCGTGAACGCGTCAAAACTCATGCGGCCGTTGGCGCGTTCCATCGTGCCGTTGCCGGTCACACACAGCGGGCAATGCAAATTGCAGATATTGGTCGGCTCGATGGTGAGTACCGGTGGCGCGCCCCAGACGAAGGTTCTTTTGAGAATGGCCGAAAGCGTGAATGAGGCAAGTATCTTTGCGGCATTCCATAACCGTTTCGGGGTGAAGGTTTTGATAAGCTGAAACAGGGCGACTTCTTTGCCGAAAGGAAGCTCCCACTTCCAGAGGTTCGGCTCGCGCGTGGCCACACGCGGAGCGGCGGAAGCATCTACGGCTTGGCCGGCGGAATGAAGAATTGGGAGGGTTGTCATTTTTCTATGAGCGATTAGCTTTTCAAAGTTAGAATAGAATTCTGAAGGTGTTTCGCCCACTGAAAAGGCTTTTTCTTTCTGTGGCCGTTCTGCTTCTGCGGGCGAAGTTTTTAAAGCTGCTCGAAGAGCTTCAATTTTCAGCTTGTCTGAAAATCGGTGTGGGCTTTTGAGAATCATCCTGTGCAAGGCTGTCAGCTAATCTTTCCAGCGAATCTTTCCAACAAAGGCGAATGCGCCGACGAACGTGTGAATGATAACATACATGAACTCCCATCCTATTAGAAAAATCCAGCGCGGCTGCCAGGAGAGCCGCGTGGCTGTGTGGTGTAGGATCCAAAAATCAGCCACCGTTTTGGCGGCCAAAAGCAGGAGCCCTTTCATTCCCAACCAAAACGGCGCAAGCCAGATTACGGCATTAGAGAGATGGAAAATGAGATACCCGAGTTGAACGCCGGTCGCATATTTTCTTGAGGCGGATATGTGGCGGCGTTTCTGCCGCAGCCAGGCGCGAATGCTTTCCGGACCGCCCAAACTCACGACATGCGCGGAGGCATTTAGCGCAAATTCGACCTTGCCAAGAGGCGCAATCCGCTGCAGCAACAGATCATCATCGCCAGAAATCTCATTCGCAAAGCCGGCAAAGCCTCCGGCGTTTTCGAAAGCAGATTTGCGATAGGCAAAATTTCTTCCCGTGGTTAAGAACGGCTTGCGCCGGCCTGCGCCGGCCAGACTCAACGCCGCTACCGCTAGGGTGTCGATTGACAAAATATTTGACAGATGCTCGCGTCGGCATATAACTGGTGAAAATCCAATCACGGCAACACAATCAGAATGAAATGATGAAACGATTTGGCGAACCCATTTTGAACCAGGCCTGCAATCGGCATCTGTTACCAAAATGAGTTCATGCTGTGCCGCCTGAATTCCTGCTGCCAACGCAAATTTTTTCGGACTGTATCGCGGTGAAACATTTTCGATGCGCAAATGCTCAAATGTATGCTGCCGGCGCAGCTCTTTTAGAACGATGGCCGTGTCGTCCGAGCTGCGATCATCAACAACGATGATTTGTAACAAATCCTTTGGGTAACAAATGTCAGTCAGGCAGGGAATTAATTCTGCCAAATGTGCTGCTTCATTGTGTGCGGCTACAATGATTGAAACTGCTGGCAGCACTTTCTGATCTGAATCATCATGCTTCCGCCGATATCGCCGCAGGCCGGCAAACACAAATACGATGAAAATAAAATAGATGAGGCATGCTAGATAAAATGCGTTCAAAGTGGCGGCAAAGTATCGAACACCGTGCAGAAAGGCAAGCGAATTTTGCCGGTTTCTGGCTCTTCAAATGGCATTTCGTGCCGGTAGACTTTGAAGCTTTATAAAATAAAAAGGGACTTGGCGCGCGAAACCAAGTCCCTTCTCTTTGGGGTAGGTGTCCTTAAAAACAAGTTTTTAAGGATGGAAGTATAATGGATGATGGGGTAGCCTTTGTTGGATTGATCATCTGATCAATCGCCCCATCGCCGTTTCCAAAGTAGTAATCGTCCTAGAAGTGTGCGGCGAGGCGCTCTACAACGTGAAGATTGCTGATTAATTCTGTACATCAATCTTCGCTAATCTCTTTAGCTAACATTGTGCCAAAAGCCACGCAAAAACTGCCTCACGCTAACTCAAGAATTTTGAATGAAGTTAAACAAAAGAGCCGGGAAGCAAATATATTGCAGAAAATTCAAAAAAATGTCTCAACTCAAAACAGTTGGTCTGGCAGTGTATTACAAGAGAACATTTTCTGCCGCCCAAACAAGTTGACATTGTAAGCAAAATCTAATAACTTCGACGGCTCATGAATTGCGCAATGCTGCAAATCACTCTGATTTTATATGAAGCTCAATTTAAAATACGGCCGCGGCATGGTGCAGGCGGATTTTCGCGCGCCGCGCCGGTTTGCTGAATTAAAGCCGAAATTTATTGCAACTCTGCAAAAGCCGGAAAACCTGGTCTCGCAAGCGCTCGCGCATCCCATCGGGTGCCATGATTTCGATTATGTCTTCCGTAGCGCGAGCAGTGTCTTAATCGTCGTTCCGGATGAGGCGCAGCGTGTGGGCGGCGGGGTCTTCTTGCCGATCGTGCTCGAGCGTTTGTACCGTCTTGGGCTTTCGTCACGCGATATAACGATTCTGGTGGCCGGAGTGTGGGGTGCGCGGCGCAACGGCATTCCGCAGTTGCTCGGCGCCCGCAGCTCCGGGCATGGCCATCCGCGCATCGTTTATCATGACGCGCGTGACGCCAAAAGCATGGAGTACATCGGCCGCACGCGGCGCAACACCCCGATTTTCGTGAATCGTCTGCTGCTCGATTTTGACCGTGTCTTGGTGTGCGGCGGCGTGAATCATCATCCCTTTGCCGGTTATGACGGCGGCCCAAGCCTGGTTGTGCCGGATTGCGCCGGCGCCGAGACGATCACGCGGCTCTCGGCGCTCACACTCGATCCTTTCTCTCCGCGCTTGCACCCGCATTGCCGCGGCGGCGTGATCGAGGGCAACCCCTTGCAGGAAGATATGCGGGAGGCCTTTCGCTTTTTAACCATCGATTTTTTGTTGCACACGATTTTAAACGACTGCAATCAAGTCATTGGCGCGGTCGGCGGCGAGCCGTTGCAGGCTTATGCGGCGTGCTGCCACCGCATTGATGATATTTATCGCGTGCCAGTCGCGCAGCTTGCCGATTTGGTGCTGGTAAGCGGCGGCGGTTATCCCCACGATCGCGATTATGATACCGCGCATCGCGCGTTGCATCATGCCATACAAGCCGTGCGACCGGGCGGCGTGGTGATCTTGGCCGCGCAATGCCTGGAAGGCGCCGGCGCGGCGCAATTGGCAACCTGGCTGAACGAGAAAGACTTGTCACGTCTGCACGAACAATTGCAGCGGCAATATCACCCGGCGGGCGCGTTGGCAATGTCGACGCGGCAAAAAGCCGGGCATGCGCGCATCATTTTCATCAGCAATCTCGATTCCGCATTGGTAACTGCTTTAGGGTTTCATTCTGCGCCTACTTTATCCGAAGCACTACAGCTTGCGTATGCCTGGCTGCCGAATATCGATAACTGCTACCTTCTGCCGAACGGATCGAATACGATCCCATTTTTAGTCTAAGCACATGAATAGTCTTCGGAATATGGCCGCGTTTGCCGGTATATTCTCTTTTGGTTCCTTTGGCCGGCGGAGATGCGGGCATGCTCTGTTTCGCCTGTAATTGCCGTATCACGTAAGGAGAATGAGGCTTGTTACAACATTCCGGCTTTTTGCTCGATATTGACGCCGTACAAGAGGCGTTGCGGCGCGAGGGATTGGCAGGCTGGTTGATTTATGATTTTCACGGCATCAATGCGGTGGCGCGCGCGCTGTTTTCGTTGGGCGATTATCACATCACGCGGCGCTGGTTTTATTTTATCCCGGCAAGCGGCGAGCCGACTTTGCTGGCGCATGCCATCGAAAAAACAAGTTACCCGGCCTTGCCCGGACGCATGCTGTTGTATGCCGGTTTGCAGCAAATGCAAGAACGTTTGCGCGAAGTGCTGCCCACCGCCGGGCAGATCGCAATGGAATATTCGCCGATGAACGACGTGCCGACCGTGTCCTATGTCGATGCCGGGATGATTGAGTTGTTGCGCTCGCTCGGCGTTGACCTCGTAACCTCCGCCAATCTCGTGCAAGAGTTTCAGGCGAAGTGGAGCGCCGAGCAGTTGCGCAGCCATATTGCCGCCGCGCAAGTCGTGCATGAAGCGCAACGTGAGGCATTTCAAATGATCGAAACGGCCCTGCAAGCGCGCACGCCGATTAACGAGTACGACGTCCAGCAATTCATTTTACAGCGCTTTGCCGCGGCAAATTGCATCACAGATTCGGCGCCGATTGTGGCGGTGAATGCCAATGCCAGCAATCCGCATTACGCGCCGACGGCGAGCGTGTACAGCCCGATTCGCCCGGGTGATGTCATTCTCATCGATCTTTGGGCCAAACAGAAAACGCCGCGCGCCGTGTTTGCGGATATTACCTGGATGGGCTTTGCCGGGGCCGAACCGCCGGAGCGTGTGCAGCATGTGTTTGACACGGTTCGGGAGGCGCGAGATCGCGGCGTCGACTTCTTACGCCAAAATTGGCAGGCCGGAAAGCCAGTAAAGGGATATGAAGTTGATCAAATCGTGCGCCAATACATCACCGAAGCGAGCTTCGGCGATTACTTTGTTCACCGCACCGGCCACAGCCTGGGCGCCGAAGTGCACGCCAATGGTGTGAACATCGACAGCTACGAAACCCGCGATTCACGCGCAATCATACCCGGAGTGGCATTCTCGATTGAACCGGGCGTCTATTTGCCGGAATTCGGTGTGCGCAGTGAGATCAATGTTTACCTGGGCGATAACGGCCCGGAGATTCACACCGAGCCGCAGCGGGAATTGGTGACGTTGCAAGTTTGAGATCGGATTTTGATTTTAGTATACCTTTGGAATCGCATGGACAACACCCTTAAAAAAGGCAGCGAGATCGAGCTGGAAGTCGAAGGCCTCGCCTTTGGCGCAAAAGGCCTGGCGCGATTGAACGGCTATATTGTGTTTGTGCCGCAAAGCTTGCCGGGCCAGCGCGTGCGCGCACAAATTACCAAAAAGAAAAAAGCCTTTGCCGAGGCCAAACCGTTGGCGGTACTGCGCCAGTCCGAAAGCTACGTTGAGCCGCGCTGCCAGCATTTCGGCGAGTGCGGCGGATGCTTGCTGCAGAATTTGCGCTATGACGTGCAGCTCGCCTACAAGCAGCGCCAGGTGGTGGAAACCATCGAACACCTCGCCGGCATCGCGCGGCCGAATGTGGCGGCGGTGATCGGATCACCGCAGGAATATTTTTACCGCAACAAAATGGAGTTTTCGTTTTCGCGCCAGCGCTGGCTCACGCGCGCTGAAATCGAAAGCAATCAGATTTCCGGTGAACGCGACTTTGCGCTGGGCTTGCATTCGACCAATCATTACGACAAGACGCTGGCGCTGGAGCAGTGCTGGCTGCTCTCCGAGCGCAGCAATCGCGTGTTGCAAGTCGTGCGCGAGGCCGTGAAGCCGCATGCGCTGCTGCCGTATACCACGCAGGATCACACCGGTTTCTGGCGTTTTCTCGTCATGCGCGAGGGCAAGCGCACCGGGGACTTCATGATCAATTTTGTTACAACCGATCCGCCCGGCGGCCGCGAAGCCGTGGCCGATTTGAGCCGCAAGCTCACGGCTGAGTTTCCAGAGATTACCTCCATCGTGCACAATCTCAATCGTTCCAAAGCGCAAGTCGCAATTGGCGAAGAAGAGCTGGTGTTGCACGGGCCGGGCTATTTGCGCGACCGCATCGGCGAATTCGATTTTCAGATTTCGGCAAATTCATTTTTTCAAACCAACACGGAAGGCGCTGAAATTCTGTACGGCCTGGCGCGCGACTTTGCCGGCCTCACGGGAAACGAAACGGTTTACGATTTGTACAGCGGCGCCGGCACCATTTCGATTTTTGTGTCGCCACTGGCCAAGCAGGTCGTCGGGTTCGAAATCGTGCCGCAAGCGATTTACGACGCCGGCGTCAATTGCCGCATCAACGACATCACCAACTGCCATTTTATTTTGGGTGATTTGAAGGACGAGCTGGCGCAGGTGCCGGTATTGATCCGGCGCTGGGGCAATCCCGATGTGGTGATCGTCGATCCGCCGCGTGCCGGCATGCACCCGAAAGTGATCCAGAAACTGCTGGAGCTTGCGCCGCAGCGCATCGTCTATGTTTCGTGCAATCCCGCAACGTTTGCGCGCGACATCAAGGACATTTGCAGCCGCCAGTATCATTTGGAAAAAGTGCAGCCCGTGGATATGTTTCCACACACGGCGCATTGTGAGGTAGTGGGGTTGTTAACTCGTGATTAGCTGACGAGCTGGAAGGACGACAAAGCCTCGCGCAGCACTGCTGTACGAGGCTTTGTTGTTTAGTGTCTGTCCGAAAATGTTCCAACCTCGGCTGAGCCGAGGTTTCCATAACTTCGAGCACCTTGAAAACTCTGAGGTTTTTAAGGCAACGGCCAAGCCTTTGCAGGAACACATTTATTGAAAGGCTGCGATTTCGGACGGACACTGTTTATAGCGATGACACTAACACCCCCTTGCTCGAAGGAATACCCGTCTGGCGCGGATCGATCGCAGCCGCCTCGCGCAAGGCGCGCGCCAATGATTTAAAAATAACTTCGATTTGATGATGCGTATTCCGCCCCGCGAGCAGCGTGACGTGCATTGTGGCTTTGGCGTTGTTGACAAAAGCGTACAGAAAATCTTCCACCAGTTCCGCCGGGAAATCGCCAACCTGCGCGCTGCTGAAGTTGGCTTCGAGATGCAGATAGCCGCGCCCGCTCAAATCCACTACCGTGCGGGCCAGTGCCTCATCGAGCGGAACATGGCTCGTCGCAATGCGCACGAGGCCTTGGCGATCGCCAAGCGCTTGCAGAAATGCGGCTCCGAGCACGATTCCGGTATCTTCCACGGTATGATGCGCATCGACATGCAGATCACCGTTTGCTTTCACTTTCAAATCAAACAAACCGTGAACGGCCAGTAGCGTCAACATGTGATCGAAGAATCCGATGCCGGTGCTGATGTCATGCTGGCCGCTGCCATCGAGGTTTAATTCGACAGTGATTTCAGTTTCACCGGTTTTGCGGGAGAGGGTGGCGTGTCTGGGCATGGGGTGAGAAGAGTCCGTACGTGAGTTTTTTGTTTACCACGGCTGCTTTTTCTTAACCACGGATAAACACGGATTTTCACGGATTTTTTCTACCTGAATTTTGCACAACGATTGACCGAATCCGCGATGCGAGCGGGTTTGATCAAATTGTGAAATCGAATATCTCAGCTATCGCAAAAATCCGGAATTTTGATCATGTTCGAATGGCCAAACGGCTGCGGCAATTCAATCAAAAAATTTCTGAAATCCGTGCAGATCCGTGTAAATCAGTGGCTAAAAGTCTTTTCTGAAAAGTGCTCGGCAGTGAATCCGAACATTGTTTCAAGCCACCTCATTTTCACGAATTTGTGACTCGATTTCTTCACGGTGTGCGCGATAATATGCCCAGGCGTTTGTCAAATCTTCAGCGCGCAAAGCTGGATAGCTACGCAGCAATTCGGCCTCGCTTGCCCCAAGACGCTTTGCCTGTACCAGAATCCAGACCGGAATACGCGTGCGCACGATGCACGGTTCACCTCCGGCTACATCGAGATTGCTTTCAATCCCGGGAAAAGCATCTCCGAGATCACGCGCAATCCATTGCAAGACTTGTGCTTTTTCACCGCGCGTCATCGCGGAAATGAGTTTTTCTGCTTCTTGTAAAGTATTCATGCCCGCACCTCCAATTAAGGTTCAAAATCAGTTCTAGTCTTTTTTTGCCCGCACTGCCTCTGCGTGGTTCGGCAGCCCCTCAATCTCCGCCAACGTTTCAACATGTTTGTGCTCGCGCTCGAACGCCGCGCGGCTGTACTCCACCACGCTCACGTGTTTGCAAAAATCTCTTACGCCCAGCGGGGAGCTGAAGCGGCCGCTGCGGCCGGTGGGCAGCGTATGATTCGTGCCCGCAATGTAGTCGCCCATCGGCACGGGCGAATAAGGCCCGAGAAAAACTGCGGCAGCATTGGTGATTCTTTCCGCCACCAACCGCGGCGAGGCGGTGATGATCTCGAGATGTTCGGGCGCGATTTCATTGATTGCGGCAATGCCTTCTTCAAGCGAGCGCACAACAAAAGCCGCGGCATAGCGCTGCACGGATTCTTGCACGATGGCCGCGCGCGCGACTTGCGAGGCCAGCTCATTGACTCGCGCGGCAACACGCTGGGCGAGAGTCGCGTCCGTTGTCACCAGCACGGCCTTGGCCTCGACATCATGCTCGAGTTGGGAGATGAGATCACGCGCCACCCACTCGGCGTTAGCCGTTTCGTCCGCGAGAATCGCGATCTCGCTCGGTCCGGCAATGCTGTCGATGTCAACCATGCCGAATACTTGCCGTTTTGCGGCGGCGACATAGCTGTTGCCCGGCCCGACGATTTTATCGACGCGCGGGATCGCGGCGGTGCCGAACGCGAGCGCGGCAATGGCCTGAGCACCGCCGATTTGATAAATTTCATGCACGCCCGCCAACTCGGCGGCGGCCAATAAATGCGGATCAATACCGCCGGGCCGCGGCGGCGTGACCATGACAATGCGTTGCACGCCCGCGAGTCGCGCCGGAATGGCGAGCATGAGCACGCTCGAGGGATAAAGCGCGCGACCGCCGGGAACATAAATACCAACCGCAGCCAGCGGCACGACCCGTTGCCCAAGACGCACGCCTTCACGCTCGAACTCCCAGTTTGCCTCAACCTGGCGTTGATGAAAGCTTGTGATATTCTGACTCGCAACCGCCAGCGCCTCGAGAAATGCCTCACTCACCTGTTGACGCGCTACTGGCAAGGCGCCGGCCGGCACGCGCAATTCGTGTGCTTGCAAATCGATATGATCGAATTGTCGGGTATAAGCCAGCAGCGCCTCATCGCCACGTTCGCGCACCGCGGCAATGATCTCACGCACTGCCGCTTCGATTTTATCATCAGCGGAAAAATCATAGGTAAAAAGCTGCAACAGCTCCTGCCAATGTTGCGGCTGTTCAGCTTGCAGAGTTTTCATGCACCGCCTTTCGCAAACGCGCAATCAGTTCGTTGATTTGCGCGAGCTTGAGTTTGTGGCTTGCCTTGTTCACGATCAAACGCCCGGTGCTTTCGCCGATGATCTCGTGTATTGCCAAACCGTTTTGCCGCAGCGTTTCGCCGGTTTCCACGAGATCGACGATGCGATCGGCCAGTCCCACCAATGCCGCCAGCTCCACCGAGCCATCGAGCTTGATGATCTCAACCTGAGCGCCGCGGCTGGCAAAATAACCGCGCGTCAGACGCGGATACTTCGTCGCCACGCGCAATTGCGATTGCAAAATGTAGCCTTTGCCCGCGTCTTCCGGACGACCCGCGACGGCAATGCGGCAATGCCCGATTTTCAAATTCAGCGGGGCATCGACTTCCGCGCCACTTTCGAGCAATACGTCGAGTCCCGCAATGCCGGCGTCGGCAATGCCGTATTCGACATACGTCGGCACGTCGCTATTTTTGACGAGCAGGAAGCGAAAAGATTCCTGTGTATCAGATTCGAAACGCAAGCGCCGCGAGTTGAACAACCCGGCATCGCGCACGAGGCCGGCGCGTTGCAAGAGCTTGATTGCCGGCTCGAAAAGCTTGCCTTTCGAAAGCGCCAGCGTGATTTCAGATTGGGGATTTCGCATTGCGGATTGCGGTGCTCAGGCCGCTGTTTGTGACACGGCTTCGACCAGCCGGTCAACGTCGAATGAAAATCCGACTGCCGGACAATCGAACCCGAACTGTGAAACGAGATGATCGTAGCGTCCGCCCGAGCCGGCGTCATAGCCGAGGCCGTGAACATAAGCTTTGATCATGACGCCGCTGTAATAACCCATGCCCTGCACCTCGCCGAGATCGATGACGAGGTTCTCCGCCAATCCGGCATGTTCGAGACGATCATAAATTTGATTTAAATGTTGGATTGCGGTTGCGGCTTGCGCATTGGGCGCGGATGCCGCTGCCTGCGCGAGCGTTTCGCGACCGCCGTGCAAGTCAACGAGATGCGTCAATGCGGTAATCGTGGCCGCCGGTAAGTTCGTCTTCTGCAGAAAATCGTGCAGCGTGTCGACATCTTTGTGGCCGAGCAGGCGCTTGATCTCTTCGAGTTGTTTATCATCGAGGCCGGTTTGATTGATCAGGCTGTCAAAATAAGCCATCGTTCCCAAATTGATTTGAAAACCGCGCAATTGCAGGCTGCGCAAAATCCGGATGATCAATGTGAGCGCCTCGACTTCGCCTTCGATGCCCGGCTCGCCCAGCAGCTCGAAACCCACTTGCCAGGATTCGCGGCTGCGGCCGGCGTGCAATTCCTCGAAACGAAAAACTTTGCCGGAGTAAGACAGCCGCAACGGAAACGTGAGCGCGGCATGCTTGGTCGCAACGATGCGCGCCACTTGCGCGGTGAAATCCGAGCGCAAGGCCACGAGATTGCCTTCGCGATCGAGGAAGCGGTAGATTTTATCCTGCAAGCCGTTCTTGCCCGCGGCGGCAAACACGTCCCAATGCTCGAACGTGGGCGTGATGATCTCGCGATAACCGTGTTGCCGCAGCGTTGCCGTGATCTCACGCTCGACGCTGCGCCGGGCTTGCGCCTCGTCGAAGAGATAATCTTTGATGCCCGCCGGGAGCTGGCGGAGGTGATTCAGTCTCATCTCTTGTTGATCGAATATATGCCGAAAAGTGATGTCATAAACAAAGTCGTTAGTGGTCCGATCCGCCACGGCTTTGCCGTGGCATGGCATACCGCCGGATAGTCGCCGTCAAACAAAAGCCACGGCCAAGCCGTGGCGGAACTGTTGTCGATTCAGAGTAAAAATAGCGCAGCATTACCGAAATATCAAGCAAAACTCCTGTTGCATGTTTTCAGTGCATATGATAAGATAGCATCAAATGACCCAAGTTGAATCAACATGATGCCGACCCTTTTGAAACCTACTGACATTTTGGATGCCATGGCCAAGAATGGCGTATTCCCTCCCGCCTTCATTCACTGGCTCGCCAATCAACCCAATGCGCTTT
The sequence above is a segment of the Cytophagia bacterium CHB2 genome. Coding sequences within it:
- the hisB gene encoding imidazoleglycerol-phosphate dehydratase HisB translates to MPRHATLSRKTGETEITVELNLDGSGQHDISTGIGFFDHMLTLLAVHGLFDLKVKANGDLHVDAHHTVEDTGIVLGAAFLQALGDRQGLVRIATSHVPLDEALARTVVDLSGRGYLHLEANFSSAQVGDFPAELVEDFLYAFVNNAKATMHVTLLAGRNTHHQIEVIFKSLARALREAAAIDPRQTGIPSSKGVLVSSL
- a CDS encoding glycosyltransferase yields the protein MHGVRYFAATLNAFYLACLIYFIFIVFVFAGLRRYRRKHDDSDQKVLPAVSIIVAAHNEAAHLAELIPCLTDICYPKDLLQIIVVDDRSSDDTAIVLKELRRQHTFEHLRIENVSPRYSPKKFALAAGIQAAQHELILVTDADCRPGSKWVRQIVSSFHSDCVAVIGFSPVICRREHLSNILSIDTLAVAALSLAGAGRRKPFLTTGRNFAYRKSAFENAGGFAGFANEISGDDDLLLQRIAPLGKVEFALNASAHVVSLGGPESIRAWLRQKRRHISASRKYATGVQLGYLIFHLSNAVIWLAPFWLGMKGLLLLAAKTVADFWILHHTATRLSWQPRWIFLIGWEFMYVIIHTFVGAFAFVGKIRWKD
- a CDS encoding aminopeptidase P family protein → MLQHSGFLLDIDAVQEALRREGLAGWLIYDFHGINAVARALFSLGDYHITRRWFYFIPASGEPTLLAHAIEKTSYPALPGRMLLYAGLQQMQERLREVLPTAGQIAMEYSPMNDVPTVSYVDAGMIELLRSLGVDLVTSANLVQEFQAKWSAEQLRSHIAAAQVVHEAQREAFQMIETALQARTPINEYDVQQFILQRFAAANCITDSAPIVAVNANASNPHYAPTASVYSPIRPGDVILIDLWAKQKTPRAVFADITWMGFAGAEPPERVQHVFDTVREARDRGVDFLRQNWQAGKPVKGYEVDQIVRQYITEASFGDYFVHRTGHSLGAEVHANGVNIDSYETRDSRAIIPGVAFSIEPGVYLPEFGVRSEINVYLGDNGPEIHTEPQRELVTLQV
- a CDS encoding radical SAM protein, with product MILKSPHRFSDKLKIEALRAALKTSPAEAERPQKEKAFSVGETPSEFYSNFEKLIAHRKMTTLPILHSAGQAVDASAAPRVATREPNLWKWELPFGKEVALFQLIKTFTPKRLWNAAKILASFTLSAILKRTFVWGAPPVLTIEPTNICNLHCPLCVTGNGTMERANGRMSFDAFTRLIDELGDRVMYVVFFNQGEPFIHRSFTDFIAYAHRRGIYTTTSTNAHYFDAATAEATVRSGLDTMVISVDGATQETYSRYRVGGSLEKVLQGIRNLAAAKRRLHRKTPYLFMQFLLMKHNEHELPAMERLAKELGVDRLLKKNIQVETLAEAREWLPSEERHRRYHLTENDFTAKNGKGVCIRPWVTTMVNWDGTVVPCCFDKNGHHTTGDLRAASFAQVWESGAYQQFRQSMLTQRDSIDICKNCNQGIGLFV
- the larA gene encoding nickel-dependent lactate racemase, which encodes MKLNLKYGRGMVQADFRAPRRFAELKPKFIATLQKPENLVSQALAHPIGCHDFDYVFRSASSVLIVVPDEAQRVGGGVFLPIVLERLYRLGLSSRDITILVAGVWGARRNGIPQLLGARSSGHGHPRIVYHDARDAKSMEYIGRTRRNTPIFVNRLLLDFDRVLVCGGVNHHPFAGYDGGPSLVVPDCAGAETITRLSALTLDPFSPRLHPHCRGGVIEGNPLQEDMREAFRFLTIDFLLHTILNDCNQVIGAVGGEPLQAYAACCHRIDDIYRVPVAQLADLVLVSGGGYPHDRDYDTAHRALHHAIQAVRPGGVVILAAQCLEGAGAAQLATWLNEKDLSRLHEQLQRQYHPAGALAMSTRQKAGHARIIFISNLDSALVTALGFHSAPTLSEALQLAYAWLPNIDNCYLLPNGSNTIPFLV
- the hisD gene encoding histidinol dehydrogenase, translating into MKTLQAEQPQHWQELLQLFTYDFSADDKIEAAVREIIAAVRERGDEALLAYTRQFDHIDLQAHELRVPAGALPVARQQVSEAFLEALAVASQNITSFHQRQVEANWEFEREGVRLGQRVVPLAAVGIYVPGGRALYPSSVLMLAIPARLAGVQRIVMVTPPRPGGIDPHLLAAAELAGVHEIYQIGGAQAIAALAFGTAAIPRVDKIVGPGNSYVAAAKRQVFGMVDIDSIAGPSEIAILADETANAEWVARDLISQLEHDVEAKAVLVTTDATLAQRVAARVNELASQVARAAIVQESVQRYAAAFVVRSLEEGIAAINEIAPEHLEIITASPRLVAERITNAAAVFLGPYSPVPMGDYIAGTNHTLPTGRSGRFSSPLGVRDFCKHVSVVEYSRAAFEREHKHVETLAEIEGLPNHAEAVRAKKD
- a CDS encoding polysaccharide deacetylase family protein, giving the protein MNPPQKKNLPHPIVTQYFVKRFERMPELFIKLMPRLWFRAPMQTNQIYLTFDDGPHPERTPFILEVLDHFDIPATFFLIGKRAQRNPDFVRRIAARHRIGNHTWNHPNLRWQNARIFAAELESTRKLLEDLSGASVRLFRPPYGAFGPSLAHYARTHDHQIVLWQILPWDFRPERSAQEIADCILRHGAGGSIIVLHDGHSCAEKTSIALRSCLPLLLEQGYQFSALPNHFCEETAATIMAQSGNDRS
- the rlmD gene encoding 23S rRNA (uracil(1939)-C(5))-methyltransferase RlmD, coding for MDNTLKKGSEIELEVEGLAFGAKGLARLNGYIVFVPQSLPGQRVRAQITKKKKAFAEAKPLAVLRQSESYVEPRCQHFGECGGCLLQNLRYDVQLAYKQRQVVETIEHLAGIARPNVAAVIGSPQEYFYRNKMEFSFSRQRWLTRAEIESNQISGERDFALGLHSTNHYDKTLALEQCWLLSERSNRVLQVVREAVKPHALLPYTTQDHTGFWRFLVMREGKRTGDFMINFVTTDPPGGREAVADLSRKLTAEFPEITSIVHNLNRSKAQVAIGEEELVLHGPGYLRDRIGEFDFQISANSFFQTNTEGAEILYGLARDFAGLTGNETVYDLYSGAGTISIFVSPLAKQVVGFEIVPQAIYDAGVNCRINDITNCHFILGDLKDELAQVPVLIRRWGNPDVVIVDPPRAGMHPKVIQKLLELAPQRIVYVSCNPATFARDIKDICSRQYHLEKVQPVDMFPHTAHCEVVGLLTRD
- a CDS encoding DUF433 domain-containing protein, with amino-acid sequence MNTLQEAEKLISAMTRGEKAQVLQWIARDLGDAFPGIESNLDVAGGEPCIVRTRIPVWILVQAKRLGASEAELLRSYPALRAEDLTNAWAYYRAHREEIESQIRENEVA